Genomic DNA from Kosmotoga arenicorallina S304:
AAGATAAAATCTTTTATAGTATTGGGAATACATATCTACCCAATAACGAAGTAACTAACTATCAAAACAACAAGGCGAGCTCAGGACTAATTGTCTTAGTGAACTTTAACGGTAACAACGCAAAAATATCATTCAAAGGCACCAAATTCAGCAATGGACAACTTTGTTTTGACGAAAAAACAAATATTGGACCTCTTCAGTATGATGGTAACTATATAAAATACTTTAAAAAGTGTCGTGCAAAAAAAACTATTCCCATATTTACTGGAAAAATTCAGGACTATTTTTTTGCCCTTCCATATTTGTTGGCACTTGAAAAAATCATAAGTATAAAACCAGTTATAAATTATCTCAGGCGAAGAAAGAAGAGAGAACTATGAAAATAGCGGTTGTTGGTTTTTTACATCAAAGAGAAGATAAACGCGTTATGCGAACAGTAAGGGCATTGTCAAATTTAGGAGAGGTAACTTATTTATATTGGACCGAAAAAAAAGAAAATTCTTGTTCTTCAAATGGGGTAAAATATGTTCCGTTTCTTCATAAAATTCAGCGTGGGCACCCTTTACGTGAGTGGAATTCCAGGAAAAAACACGAGTATGAGATGATAAATCACCTGATAAATCATGAATTCGATATTGCTTACCTTCATCATTATGCTACTACACGAACATTAGCACCTTATAAAGCTCTCAAGAAGAAAGGAACAACTATTATAACTGATTTCCATGAATATGTGCCTGAGGAATATTTATTCGGTACTCTTATAATCCCAAGATTTTTCAAAAACAAAATGGGCAATTATTTATATAAAGCGCTTCTGAAATTATCTGACGGCGTTATTTTTGTTTCCAAATACATGCAGAAAAATGCTTTAAAAAGCGAGCCTGATTTAAAAAGCTTATGGATTCCAAATTATGGAAATTTTACTATCAATCCCCACAAAAAAAATGAAAGGCGCAGAGAAATTGTATTTATTGGAAAGATTCAAAGAAGAATGGAAAAAGAAATCAATATAATAAAAAAACTTCTAAAAAATAGTTTTGAATTCACTATACTTGGAGGTAGATCAGACTTTTGTACAGAAAAGACTAATATTATCCCATTCGTACCATACGAAGAAATGATCTCATATATAACAAAAAGCGCTTTTGCTTTGATTTCTTACGATGTAAAAGACGAAAAAGGTAGATCTTTATTAAATTATATCTACTCCCAACCCAATAAATTTTATGACTCAATTTGCGCCGGGACTCCTGTAATATTGGACAAAAGATTTGAAGAAATGAGGAGTATTGTGGAAAGAGATAATACAGGTTTGATAATTGATCGAAATAACATTGAAGAAGCTTCAAAACTCATATTAAATACCTGGGAAAATGGTTCCAAATACAACGCTTTGTTAAAAAATATTTCTGAAAGGCAAGAACATTATTGTTGGGATGAAAGAAAAGAAGAGCAATTCTTATCTTTTGTATCAAACACACACAAAGAAGCTAAGAAAAGATGATTTAAAGTTTACAGATTTCTCTATATTTGTTTCAAGATGGAGGTCATGAAATGAAAATTCTTTCTGTTGTCGGGGCACGTCCGCAGTTTATCAAAGAAGCCGTGGTGGGTGAGCAATTAAGAAGATATGGAGCACATGAAATACTTGTTCACACGGGTCAACATTATGATGTGAACATGTCAGATGTTTTTTTCAGATATCTCGAGCTAAAAAAACCCGATTACAATCTTTCAGTGGGTTCAGGTACCCATGCATATCAAACAGGGATGTCAATGATCAGGATTGAAGAGGTTGCTATCAAAGAAAAGCCAGACATAATTGTCGTATATGGAGATACTAATGCAACAGTCGCTGGAGCTCTTGTAGGTGCCAAACTCAAAATCCCTGTCGCTCATGTTGAGGCTGGCTTGAGACAGAAACCTAAAGACATGCCTGAAGAAATAAATCGGGTAGTTACAGATCACACTTCTAAATTTTTGTTTTGCCCAACAAAAAAAGCAATTGATAATCTCAAATTAGAAGGGATATCCAAAGGCGTGTACTTTGCTGGAGATGTTATGTATGATCTCTTTCTAAGATTAAAAGACAGTATAGATGATCAAAAAGTTCTTGAAAAATATGGATTACAAAGAGAAAGTTATATCCTTACCACTGTTCATAGAGACTTCAACACAGACAACGAAGAACGGTTGAGAAATATCCTCACAGCTTTGGGAGAAATATCCTATGTAATCCCTGTTGTTTTCCCGATGCATCCTAGAACGAAAAAAGTGATAAACCAGAAAAATTTGTGGAATTTATTGGGGAAGACAAGAGTAATAGATCCTGTACCTTACCA
This window encodes:
- a CDS encoding glycosyltransferase family protein, with amino-acid sequence MKIAVVGFLHQREDKRVMRTVRALSNLGEVTYLYWTEKKENSCSSNGVKYVPFLHKIQRGHPLREWNSRKKHEYEMINHLINHEFDIAYLHHYATTRTLAPYKALKKKGTTIITDFHEYVPEEYLFGTLIIPRFFKNKMGNYLYKALLKLSDGVIFVSKYMQKNALKSEPDLKSLWIPNYGNFTINPHKKNERRREIVFIGKIQRRMEKEINIIKKLLKNSFEFTILGGRSDFCTEKTNIIPFVPYEEMISYITKSAFALISYDVKDEKGRSLLNYIYSQPNKFYDSICAGTPVILDKRFEEMRSIVERDNTGLIIDRNNIEEASKLILNTWENGSKYNALLKNISERQEHYCWDERKEEQFLSFVSNTHKEAKKR
- the wecB gene encoding non-hydrolyzing UDP-N-acetylglucosamine 2-epimerase, which gives rise to MKILSVVGARPQFIKEAVVGEQLRRYGAHEILVHTGQHYDVNMSDVFFRYLELKKPDYNLSVGSGTHAYQTGMSMIRIEEVAIKEKPDIIVVYGDTNATVAGALVGAKLKIPVAHVEAGLRQKPKDMPEEINRVVTDHTSKFLFCPTKKAIDNLKLEGISKGVYFAGDVMYDLFLRLKDSIDDQKVLEKYGLQRESYILTTVHRDFNTDNEERLRNILTALGEISYVIPVVFPMHPRTKKVINQKNLWNLLGKTRVIDPVPYHELVALLANSLKVVTDSGGVQKEAYFAGVSAIVLMPDTGWIELIEHGWNVLVDADKDHLIEKALNHVPPSSMPKELYGDGKAGVKIARILVGED